ACATGGAAGGAAAGAGCGACTTAATAACTTAATGAAAGTGAGCTTCACTAAGGTCTCAATAAAGCccataaacaaaacatgttcCTCATCTAGTTACTGTGTGTTGATGGCTGAGCCACAAGGCAGCAAAGAGGAGCTGCATGAGTGACTCGTGTCTCCCCAGAGGGTGGAGGCTTTCTGCTACAGCTTGCAGGTTTCCCCTCATCTTCTATTGTCCCTGCGTCAAATGATGCGCCGGCGCCTTCACTATAAAAGCACCTGTCCGGGCCAGACATCACTCGcatctcactccctctctcaccctcacACACTTCTGAACtccactcactctctctctctctctctctctctctctccgggtAAAGGAACCATGAGTTACTCCAGCgacatttacagcagcagctcctATCGGAAGATCTTCGGAGATGCCCCCCGGTCCGGACGCACGGGgatgggcagcagcagcagcccgtCCCGGCCTCACACTGCCGGAtaccgcagcagcagcagcagccaccgcACCTACGGGTCCCCCTCCGggatgccctcctcctcctccaccaactACCGCAGGTCGGCGGCGTCCGGACGCGTCTTCTCCTCCATGCAGGACTCCTCCATGGACCTGACGCAGTCCACCGCGGTCACCAACGAGCTGAAGATCATCCGCACCAACGAGAAGGAGCAGCTGCAGGGCCTCAACGACCGCTTCGTGTCCTTCATCGAGAAGGTGCACAAcctggagcagcagaacaagGTGCTGGAGGCGGAGGTGACCATGCTGCGGCAGCGCAACAACGAGCCGTCCCGCCTGCACGAGCTGTACGAGCAGGAGATCAGGGAGCTGCGGGCGCGCGTCGAGGAGCTGACCCACGAGAGGAGCCAGATGCACATGGACTGCGTGCAGATGAACGACACGCTGGAGCGGGTGAGGGAGAAGCTGGACGAGGAGAGCAAGCTGCGAGAGGAGGCGGAGAACACCCTGAAGGGCTACAGGAAGGACGTGGACGACGCCACCCTGTCGCGTctggagctggagaagaagGTGGAATCGCTGCTGGACGAGATCGCGTTCCTCAGGAAGGTCcatgaggaggagctgcaggagatgCAGGCGTCTCTGCAGGCCACTCAGGTAAACACCGAAACAGTTTACTGTTATAAACTTCTTCACTTCTGGATTTGACTCAATTGAAcatattcatattgtttttaatatgagCCCAATATATAATTCAAAGACTCCTAAATCACATAAAATGAGATAGATCTTTATTAATACCTATAAGAAAATGAGTTTCATTAAAGATCACAACACAAGAATTCAAATATAAGCATATACAGTAGTCGagtgtttggacacaccttttctATGTCCTCTAGTTTGTCTTAAATATCACATCCACACATGTTTTACCATAAGCCAACATGAATGATATATTGCTTTATGGAACTTTGCTATATTGATATACTTTGATATATTGCTTTATGGCTTGTGGACTGACTTTACAGTGACCATATCAAACTTGATGGGAGGTTATCACCTGCATTACCTAATGACGTCAATAGACTTTAACATTCACCAGATCAAATTATTCCTAGAAATGACCAATTCACAGGTAATAATACTGAAAGACTCAGCTCCACTACACCTGTTTGTTTAGGCTACTGTTTCTATATGAGCAAGTTTcccacagtttctttttttttttctgtgcaagACAAACTGCGTCCCCCTCAAATGTAACATTGCGCATTTAATGGCACTGCAGTTCCGTTTCCCTGcagtccctcctcctcctcctcctcctcctcctcttcctctcataaATCTGAGTTTTTCGAGGGTCCCTGCTCCGCCACGCCCCCTTCTCCAACTTTAAGATGATTTCTAGGCTACAAAGTATTCCGTAAATCTGAGTTCTCTGTGGTAATATTAAGTGGTTTTCATTTTACACTTCAAATATAAATACTCTAAACTTTAGTCTATTAGACTAACTGgctaaaatgtttgtgtgtaatggCGACATGTTTCATTAAAGGAGGCGAGAGAAGGTGGCAGaggggagaagggggggggggggagaaagatgCGGAGAAATAGCGCATAATCCAGGGGTGTGGTCGTCCCAAAGGGGCAAATTGCCAGACAAACCCCATGAACTACACTAGCAAGCAGTTATTTGTGTAGTTTACAAGCTAAACTGTTTTTAACGGCAGAGCAACAGTGAAAATACTTGCAttgatgtgacaaaaaaataagttttggtATGTGAGGTATATGGTTTATGAGGTCAGCAGCACTGATTTATTGAGAATAAATCAATTTATTGAATGTGAGGTATAAGTAACTGTTAAATCATGCGGTGGAGTTATGGTTGCTGGGTAGATTTCTCCAGGGTCTCCCCTCTTCCCTGCAGGGAATAGTATTGCCATGTAAGCTATTGACAGCACAGCTTACATGGCAGCAGAGAAGTCCGAGTCAGCAGTTGATTCATCAGTCCTGCAGCAGCGCATCAACACACTATACATATACGTGTCACCAGAAGAGATACAGTCTAACTGTAGGAGGGTGTGCACTGAACACAGCTGGAACCGTCAGAGGAAATGTAATTTATCTATAGGCAGCTTATGCTTTATTACATATCAATACATCACATTTatgcattacattatttaaaacagttaGATTATACATTTGTGTCTGAGTTTGAATAGTATAAAAAGCACATTTCCAAGTTCACTGTTTTAGTCAGACTGGTCAGTTCGTTAGTTACAGGTGTTTTTGTCATCTCTCTTTAAATTCAATAAGTTTAGCAAACCGGTGTGTTACACTATCTTCAAATTACAGTCCCTGCTTTTCAAAGAGCAGTCACCAATAATCGGTTTTATCAActtaatataatgtataaacaTCAAGCAAAAACAGTACACTAAAGAGTTTAAACAGAATGTAAACAATTGTGCAGTTTACTTAATGAATACTCACATACATAGTGTGTATTCTAGAAAATATATGGCTTATTGAatattaaagttttatttggtgCTGCATTATTTCACAGATGTTACTATGTTTAAAACTACTACCAACAAGTACTTGTATTAAAATGTACGGTGTGCTCTCCGTTTACCCCCTCTCCTACATCCAGGTGTCCGTGGAGATGGACATGAGCAAACCGGACCTGACTGCGGCCCTGAGGGACATCCGGGCTCAGTACGAGAACCTGTCGGCCAGGAACCAGGCCCAGGCCGAAGACTGGTACCGCTCCAAGTTCAACAGCGTGAACGAGGCCGCTGCGCGCAACCAGGACGCCGTCAAGCACTCAAAGGAGGAGCTGGGCGAGTACCGCAGGCAGGTGCAGGCCCGCACCCTGGAGATCGAGGCCCTCAGGGGCCACAACGAGGCCCTGGAGAGGCAGATTGCCGAGATGGAGGATAGACACAGCAACGAAATGGGAGACATGCAGGTACGACAATAACCCATGGTAGACAGATGTTTTTATGCatgttaatatttcatttaactttatttaagcAGGTAAGGGAGACGTTTGGTAAATGGAGACCTGCATGGACGAGATCACATCATAAAAGTTTGCAGACTAAACAAAGCAAgcaaaaatcaggcaaatatCATGTTCCTCATAAAGGTAAAAGTAGGTTACAACAGAAATAATTAACAATTGGGTCATTTTTCCAAAGAATTAACAACAGTCCTGAATTCTGCCAGAGACTCATCCAGTTAAGTCTCAAGGACACAGTGGATCCTGATGAAGGACACAACCTGGTTATGTGTCTTTTATGATTCACTTGAAAGCATGAACTATTAGTATTTCATGATATgattatgtgtatgtgtgtgtgtaggatacCATTCAGCAGCTGGAGGCAGCTCTGCGTAGCACCAAAGGAGAAATGTCCCGTCACCTGCGTGAATACCAGGACCTGCTGAACGTCAAGATGGCGCTGGATATTGAAATCGCCGCCTACAGGTGAGCTACATTACAAACAATACCACCATAATCAGTTTGGGAGATTGCTTTTACATTGTGCAATACCTTGTTCCCCCAGCttgcttattttaaatattcatacaaagaagaaaaatgtatttattgtattttgcaatttatttttttgcaactttGGCTCACAGGTCAACTAGTCAGGGcaaatgaaaacttttttttcttctctttctgttgaCAGATTGAATTGTTTATGATTTCAAAGACAAGTTTTCAGATGATATAATCTTTACAAGTGTCCTAAAAAAATGCAGTCAATACTACAATGAGTTTCACTTCCACTCCAGAatttattttaagcatttttagAATTAAACTGTCCTGCAGTGTCTGGATGTCTGGTTTTTAAGATGCATAGTGTacaactgtatatatatacccCTCTCTTTCTACCCACAATCCTTGTTTATCTCAATAGTAAACTGCCCCccatttgaaatgtttgcaaTGTTAATCTGATAGTCCCTCTCTGTTCTTCTCCCAGtgtaataaaatagataaatggaAGTGATACAAAGTGAAACCTTACAATAATCTAACTCAGCATTTGTGGTAATGTTCTGGGACAAAAtaccaaaaacagagcagaggtGCTGCCACTGATACTCCAGAGACATTCGATCCCTCTGCAGAGAAACACTGAGATAATTTTAGTAAGAAAATCAGACTATAGTTGGCGTCATCTcttgtctgcctctctttctgtccGAGCAGGAAGCTGCTGGAAGGCGAGGAGTGCCGCCTCAGCTCCGTTGGCGGGGCCGCGGTCCAGTCCAGCTACCAGGGCTTCTCCTACATGTCGGCCCGCAGCTACAACCTCGGAGCCTACAGGAAGCCTGAGGCCAAGcccgaagaggaggaggaggaagaggccgAAGGCgaggtggaagaggaagaggaggagggagaggagaacgaagaggagggagaggagggagatgacCAGGAGGAGGGCGAGGGTGAGGGAGATGaccaggaggaagaagaggaggaggaggatgagaagcagaaagagaaggaTGAGAAGAAGGAGGGCCCCGCCGGCAAGACCAGCAAGAGCTAAACTGCTAATGTCaacatcaccttcatcattATCAAAAACACGCTCCTCATCCTCATTCCAATCACCTATATGGATCTGGTCTCTGCTCACATCATCTCTGTCAAACACATCTCTGCACACCGTCGGTGTTTTTCCGTCTCTGTTTGCTCTGTAATTCAGAAGTGATTAAACTGTATTTAGGTGGAGAAGGAGCTTTAGAAGGAAATGAATGTATTACAATGAGAGAAGAgtttaagtcataaacacactCTACAGAGGTTGTCATCATTTTACATCACATCAAAGGATGTGCAGAAAGCTAGCATGATGCCACAAATGATTATTCCTCACGTGAAGCAACAAAAAATGTGCCATTAATGATCAATAGTTAGAGTTAAGAGCAATCAAAAACCTTGAAAGTAACATTATTGTCAGCACACAGACTTTAAGAAAAAACGCACAGACTAACAGCCAGTCCAACTTTTACGGTGCTATTTgatttttacatataaaagTTGGAGAGTACTGTAGGTTAAAGGAGAGTTTATCTTAGACCAGCTCATTCCTGAATGTCAGCTTGGTACACAGAAAAGCTTGTGTTGGAGTCAAACCCCACATCTCCCACAGAAGGTGAATGCTTTTCACTCCCTCTTTCTTCCCCAACTCTCCATGGCTCTCTAGTTCTACATCTCATCCCACCATGACAAACGGAAAGGTACCACTTAACATTTAAGCctctttctcattctctttAATTCACTACAGTGTCACAGCATGGCAATAATGGGGCTCAGAGAAACTGTATATACAAATGTGTTGGGAGGGTGGGTGGTGTTTTTCCAGTTGCTGGAAAGGAGGAGTGCTGCAGATTCTCCATGAGGAAGTGCATTGTtaagaatgaaaaaatgtagAGTTTAAATTgccgctatatatatatatatatttttgattcttTGATTGATTCATTTGTCAAGGAATTTAACGGCCACCATACCTCTCAGAGTTTAATATTGATCTGCAAGTCAACaaccctttttatttctccccATACAAATGTAGTGGTGCTTTTGTTTAATTTAGCTGGATGAAGGATTTGAGGTGAAGGTAAGCGTGGCTGTCGGTGTCAGGCAGCTGATGGTGACACTGACGGCCCTCAGCTCTGACTATAAGTGGCAGGTGGTGCAGAAGCCACAGGAGTTATGGCTGAATGGTACGGAGTCACATATAAGGGCTATTTTCACCGTAACCCCTTCTATCACTTTGCTCTGAACTCTTTTATTTCATCAGTTCATCCTCTGGGATTTTCAGTTTGACAAATGAATCAACCAATGGGCATGAATGCATGGCCTGACTCTTCGAGCTTGAATATCTGCTGGATGGGATTGATTTTTTGCTTGTTGTgtgtttcaattaaaaaaaacttgcctTAACCATGACTGAAAGTTAAGATAAAAGATGTGTTCCCCTCCATCTCACGTGTGTCCTGAGAGGCTGAGGAGTGCTGACACTTTCCAGACCTCTGCTATACAACTGTGACTGTATACGTGCTGCTATCTCATGCAGTGATATTCCACTCAAAgccaaataaagacatttattaaCCAAACGTTCCCTGCATCTCTGCTTCTTTAATGTTGTGAGATAAAACTGACATTTatggagaaaaatataaattataacatTCTTCCACTGGGATTTGgtaccttttttttcatatttatatacatatgttCATACCTGCAAAGGTATTAATCTGGAGTAGTAGATGGCACAGCATGCCTTTGTGCCATCATGGCACATTGGACCttatacaagaaaaaaatctgattattagTCAACAAACAGGGACAAATAATTTGAATGGATAAAAAAATGTGGCagcttcacatttctttttcctttatttgtcaAGGACGGTTGTGTTATGCATTTCTTTCTTATCTTCTTCCACAGTCCAAATAGACAAGCTAGCATGAATAATGAAAAGTCGCCAACAGACGTCTCTGGTTCTCGTCGCCTTGAAGGTTTTATTCTTGCACAATGTACCAGGACCTTGAAACCAAAGCAGCAAAATGAAATTCATCATAACTTTTACAAtttgtgcttttcctactgtgacatgtcaaaaagGCTTCTTTGGAAAAGGCCTACTGATGTTTCAATTATCACTAACATATTCAGGTCTGGATCAGTTAAAGGTGTCCACTTATTTACGTTTACTCACTCAGAAGTACAGTAATACAAACTGTCTACCTCCAGTCACAATCTGCCTGCCTCCTCAGCTTTTAAGGCTGAAGTGGACACCTCTGCGTTGATGGGTGGAGCTGCATAATGTCTGCCGGGTGTTGCTATCGGCTCATCTCAGCTCCTGCCTGCCGGCACCCAGAGGTGAAAGATGGAGCTGGCTAAGATGGATGGCAGTTGCCAACGCGGGCCCACCAGCACAGCTGCTCAAACACTCCtctgtgtgagtatgtgtgtgtgtttgtgggtgtgctTGTGTGGGAGGGAGAATCAGCACAGCGGTAAAAACATTATCAGCACTAACAGACAATCAATAAATCCGTCTGAAAAGCAGGGGGTAAGAAGAAAGGACAAATGTTTTTAGCTGAAGTATTAAATGAAAAGGAACACAATCCAGTTTCAGGGAAAGGAAATGCAACGTGATACAACAGAGTAAAGGAAATGCTTCTCTGGCTGTGCAACAATCAATGAGACGTTACATCACCATCACGATGCATTAGAGATAAGGATCTCTGTATTGAGTTTGACTGCACATTTGCATCTTTTAGTGTATTTCTATCCAACGGTCATGATTTATGctgagagtttgatgagaagatgtCTCAGAGAGAGTCCGATAAATCTCATCTTACTCTCTGCAAGTACACATATAAGCGTGTTTCTCTAAGTGTCAAACGTTTCCTTTAAATGATACATCATTCAAATTAAACACTGTGCTGTACACAGCTTCGTTATCAGCCTCTACATTGTTAACTATGATGGTAAAATACTGCCACGgttacattaaaacaataatccTTCATTTGAATTCATAATTGGtctataaatattaataaatactttaaagtatGTTGTGTAAAAGACCCTGAGGTGCTGCATGGTGGACTTAAAATGATTGATGCTCCATCTTTCAGCCTTGACACGAGGAGAGTTATGACTCGGCACGGACCTCTGTGATGAAGAGTCACACAGGGAGGGTGTCAGAGGACGGATTTATTGAGAATTCAAGAGTCTGATCAATCCCACACCTCCGTGGGCCCGCTGCCCGCCGCTGGCCGGACTGTATGTCGTCCTTGATTTGGCCGGGCCGCTGCTGTGTGCGTGCTGAGCTCTGCTGTCAGCAGATTCTGCTGTTGTGGAGATGCATACATAATTtaactcctctcctccttctcctcctcctccttctcctcctctgctgccctCTTGAGACCCTTCGAGATTAAGCAATAAATACTCAACCTCAGCATTTAATAACCACCCTTCCCTGTTCCTGTTGCTGGGAGTCCACCAGTCGTAATTCCATTTCCCTCTTTTAAGTGAGTTAAACAGAGAGATACTGGCAAACTCACTTCACTGCGACCTTGCCATTGCAAGTGCTTACATCATGAGTGGACACTTGGCCGGCCTGGTGGATCTGGGGGTTTCTTAAGTATATTAAGTGTTTCAAAGCTTTTAGTGTGCACAACTCAGGAATTGGCTTTGTTTAAGATGTAAAAGTTTGAATTTGCTAATAGATAAAGTTGCATTCTGTCTGCCTTGTTTTAGATTCCAGCTCATTTTCAGTTCAAGGTTCACTCTTATCCttcattgtttatttctgtcttgtcctccctctctctgtctcccttcaCCCtcatgtctctttgtctgtctgtgtctcgctgtctccctctctccctcttctctctctctctccctgtaaCTCCAAGGCTATATATAGACTTCTGCATTGCAGATGTCCCAGAGCCCTGCAGTTCTGGTGGAGCTGCTGAGGAGTTCCAGCCCAAAAAACGTTGCCTGCCTGACACACACCCAAAGCAGAAACAGCAGAGTAACTGAGCAGCACAGGATGGGGACAGGTACAGCGTGACAGGAGTCTTCACGGCGTACATGTGCAGCGTGCTGTGTAAACGCGGCTGAGCAACGTCCGAGGCATCACACTGCAGCAAGGATGAAGTGCCCCCACAGAATAGAGTCAAAAGCACTGCAGTGATAATCTGTgggtgggtgtatgtgtgtgtgtgtgtgtgtgtgtgtgtgtgtgtgtgtgtgtgtgtgtgtgtgtgtgtgtgtgtgtgtgtgtgtgtgtgtgtgtgtgtgtgtgtgagcgtacTCTTGTTGTCATGCTTCTGCACAAACTCCTCATGTACTTCTATTCATGTTTTCTGCTGAGTCATGGCTCCATTATTTCAGAAGCTTTAGAGGTTAAGGTTGGTTAATGAATAAACACACGTTCAAAACCACATGATGATGAAAGTCATGCAAAGTGGTTGCAATTAATCCTTCAGATGTCAGTTAGGGACGGATACATTTTAAGTATTTAGAGTTGAATACTGATAGAATAGGAGGGAAAATCAATGGAGACTTTCTGTCATTAATATCGACGTTCAGTAGTAATTCATTACCTGCAACAACATACTTACAGAAATGACAGCGATGGTGACGAAAAATCTTTATGTTCTCTGAATAATCACAGAAACAGCATTCAAATGACAGGGTCAACGTGGGAAAACTGGAGATTAAAGGATGTTAAGTGAAAATCATTGGTACTGATGAATAAGTATCATATTGTTGTAAAGTAAACTTTCCGTTAAAGGTAGAATATCTATGGGAAAATACTGAAATTGTTGTACAGAAGAAATATAAAGGCATTAACTCAACAAAAATATTGAAAGAAAGATAGATCTAGTCTACTAATTAAAAGAATAATCTAAAACAGAAGAGCAAAATAAGAATGGCTCAAAGAAATACATAGATGAAGTAAGAGAATAAGTATATTGACAACTTTATTTGGTCTGTGTAGTTTGTCACTAATCTGTAATTTTGAATGTGTTGAACATCACCTGCACAGGTTCATTCAGTCTCTTCTCCATGATGCGGCAAAGACCTGCTGAGTCATGATTGAGTTTACCCCAGCTGTGTTCACAGGTAATATTAGCAATGCATTTtggagaataaaaaatattcagaatttATCGAAACTCAGGCAGTGGtgcaatgtaataaaatattctaT
This sequence is a window from Anoplopoma fimbria isolate UVic2021 breed Golden Eagle Sablefish chromosome 13, Afim_UVic_2022, whole genome shotgun sequence. Protein-coding genes within it:
- the zgc:65851 gene encoding low molecular weight neuronal intermediate filament isoform X1, which produces MSYSSDIYSSSSYRKIFGDAPRSGRTGMGSSSSPSRPHTAGYRSSSSSHRTYGSPSGMPSSSSTNYRRSAASGRVFSSMQDSSMDLTQSTAVTNELKIIRTNEKEQLQGLNDRFVSFIEKVHNLEQQNKVLEAEVTMLRQRNNEPSRLHELYEQEIRELRARVEELTHERSQMHMDCVQMNDTLERVREKLDEESKLREEAENTLKGYRKDVDDATLSRLELEKKVESLLDEIAFLRKVHEEELQEMQASLQATQVSVEMDMSKPDLTAALRDIRAQYENLSARNQAQAEDWYRSKFNSVNEAAARNQDAVKHSKEELGEYRRQVQARTLEIEALRGHNEALERQIAEMEDRHSNEMGDMQDTIQQLEAALRSTKGEMSRHLREYQDLLNVKMALDIEIAAYRKLLEGEECRLSSVGGAAVQSSYQGFSYMSARSYNLGAYRKPEAKPEEEEEEEAEGEVEEEEEEGEENEEEGEEGDDQEEGEGEGDDQEEEEEEEDEKQKEKDEKKEGPAGKTSKS
- the zgc:65851 gene encoding low molecular weight neuronal intermediate filament isoform X2, which encodes MSYSSDIYSSSSYRKIFGDAPRSGRTGMGSSSSPSRPHTAGYRSSSSSHRTYGSPSGMPSSSSTNYRRSAASGRVFSSMQDSSMDLTQSTAVTNELKIIRTNEKEQLQGLNDRFVSFIEKVHNLEQQNKVLEAEVTMLRQRNNEPSRLHELYEQEIRELRARVEELTHERSQMHMDCVQMNDTLERVREKLDEESKLREEAENTLKGYRKDVDDATLSRLELEKKVESLLDEIAFLRKVHEEELQEMQASLQATQVNTETMDMSKPDLTAALRDIRAQYENLSARNQAQAEDWYRSKFNSVNEAAARNQDAVKHSKEELGEYRRQVQARTLEIEALRGHNEALERQIAEMEDRHSNEMGDMQDTIQQLEAALRSTKGEMSRHLREYQDLLNVKMALDIEIAAYRKLLEGEECRLSSVGGAAVQSSYQGFSYMSARSYNLGAYRKPEAKPEEEEEEEAEGEVEEEEEEGEENEEEGEEGDDQEEGEGEGDDQEEEEEEEDEKQKEKDEKKEGPAGKTSKS